One Triticum dicoccoides isolate Atlit2015 ecotype Zavitan chromosome 3B, WEW_v2.0, whole genome shotgun sequence genomic window, aggagaatacttaagtcacgaatttggtacacacttaaggaaatgtggaatcgtttcacagctcacgccgcctggaacacctcagcgaaacggtgtgtccgaacgtcgtaatcgcaccctattggatatggtgcggtctatgatgtctcttaccgatttaccgctatcattttggggatacgctctagagacagctacattcactttaaatagggcaccgtctaaatctgttgagacgacaccgtatgaattatggtttggaaagaaacctaagttgtcgtttctgaaagtttggggatgcgatgcttatgtcaagaaacttcaacctgataagctcgaacccaagtcggaaaaatgcgtattcataggataccctaaggaaactgtcgggtataccttctacttaagatccgaaggcaagatctttgttgccaagaatggatgctttctggaaaaagagtttctctcgaaagaagtaagtgggaggaaagtagaactcgatgaagtactacctcttgagcgggaaagtggcgcagcgcaggaaaccgttcctgtgatgcccacaccaactgaagaggaaaacaatgatgatgatcaaggtacttcggatcaagttactgctgaacttcgtaggtccacaaggacacgttccgcaccagagtggtacggcaaccctgtcctggaaatcatgttgttagacaacaatgaaccttcgaactatgaagaagcgatggcgggcccggattccaacaaatggcttgaagccatgaaatccgagatagaatccatgtatgaaaacaaagtatggactttgacagacttgcccgatgatcggcgagcaatagaaaacaaatggatctttaagaagaagatggacacggatggaaatgttaccatctataaggctcgacttgtcgctaagggttatcgacaagttcaagggattgactacgacgagactttctctcccgtagcgaagctgaagtccgtccgaatcatgttagaaattgccgcatactatgattatgagatatggcaaatggacgtcaaaacggcattccttaacggacatcttaaggaagaactgtatatgatgcagccggaaggttttgtcgatcctcggaacgctaacaaagtatgcaagctccagcgatccatttatggactggtgcaagcatctcggagttggaacattcgctttgatgagatgatcaaagcgtttgggtttatgcagacttatggagaagcctgcgtttacaagaaagtgagtgggagctctgtagcatttctcatattatatgtagatgacatactcttgatgggaaataatatagaatttctggacagcattaaggcctacttgaataagtgtttttcaatgaaggaccttggagaagctgcttatatattaggcatcaagatctatagagatagatcgagacacctcataggtctttcacaaagcacataccttgataagattttgaagaggttcaaaatggatcagtccaagaaggggttcttgcctatgttacaaggtgtgagattgagctcggctcagtcaccgaccacggcaaaagataaagaagagatgagtgtcatcccctatgcttcagccataggatctattatgtatgccatgctgtgtaccagacccgatgtaaaccttgccgtaagtttggtagcaagataccaaagtaatcccggcaaggaacactggacagcggtcaagaatatcctgaagtacctgaaaaggacgaaggacatgtttctcatttatggaagagacgaagagctcgtcgtaaagggttacgtcgacgctagcttcgactcagatctggatgactctaagtcacaaaccggatacgtgtatatgttgaatggtggagcagtaagctggtgcagctgcaagcagagcgtcgtggcgggatctacgtgtgaagcggagtacatggcagcctcggaggcagcgcatgaagcgatttgggtgaaggagttcatcaccgacctaggagtcatacccaatgcgtcggggccgatcaaactcttctgtgacaacactggagctattgccctcgccaaggagcccaggtttcacaagaagaccaggcacatcaagcgtcgtttcaactccatccgtgaaaatgttcaagatggagacatagagatttgcaaagtgcacacggatctgaatgtcgcagatccactgactaaacctctctcgcgtgcaaaacatgatcaacaccagaactctatgggtgttcgattcatcacaatgtaactagattggtgactctattgcaagtgggagactgttggaaatatgccctagaggcaataataaaagtattattatatttcaatgttcatgataaatgtcttttattcatgctataactgtattatccggaaatcgtaaatacacgtgtgaatacttagaccacaatatgtccctggtgagcctctagttgaccagctcgttgtgatcaacagatagtcatggtttcctgactatggacattggatgtcgttgataacgggatcacatcattaggagaatgatgtgatggacaagacccaatcctaagcatagcataaaagatcgtgtagttcgttttgctagagctttgccaatgtcaagtatctcttccttagaccatgagatcgtgtaactcccggataccgtaagagtgccttgggtgtatcaaacgtcacaacgtaactgggtgactataaaggtgcattacaggtatctccgaaagtagctgttgggttgacacggatcgagactgggatttgtcactccgtatgacggagaggtatctctgggcccactcggtaatgcatcatcattatgagctcaatgtgaccaaggtgttggacacgggatcatgcattacggtatgagtaaagtgacttgccggtaacgagactgaacaaggtattgggataccgacgatcgagtctcgggcaagtaacgtaccgattgacaaagggaattgcatacagggtatgatcgaatcctcgacatagtggttcatccgatgacaacatcgaggagcatgtgggagccatcatgggtatccagatcccgctgttggttattgactgagagcgtctcggtcatgtctgcatgtctcccgaacccgtagggtctacacacttaaggttcggtgacgctagggttattaggaagactagtatgtgactaccgaatgttgctcggagtcccggatgggatcctggacgtcacgaggagatccggaatggtccggaggtaaagatttatatatgggaagttgtcaaacggacaccgggaagtttcggggtcataccggtattgtaccggggccaccggaagggttccgggggtccaccgggaggggccacccctcccggggggccacatgggctgcgtggggcagggagccagcccctggtgggctggccgcacccccctcccttgggcccatgcgcctagggttgagggggaaccctagagggggcgccccccttgacttggggggcaagccaccctctcccctctcccctaggccgccgcaccccccctagatgggttctagggggccggcccccttctcccttccccctataaatagaggggtgaggggagggcagccgcaccaccctccaaggcgcagccctcccctccccaacacctctcctcctccgttgtgtgcttggcgaagccctgtcggagtactgcctctccaccatcacctcgccgtcgtgctgccggtggagctgtcttcctcaacctctccttcccccttgctggatcaagaaggaggagacatctcccgtcccgtacgtgtgttgaacgcggaggtgctgtccgttcagcacttggtcatcggtgattcgaatcacgtcgagtacgactacatcatcaccttgcaagcttccgcacgcgatctaaagtggtatgtagatgcaaactctctcccttgactcgttgcttagatgaactcatagatggatcttggtgaaaccgtaggaaaatttttaattttctgcaacgttccccaacagtgtgaaCCTTATATGTACAGTAATTTGGATCACAAAATTTGTTTACTTCAAATGAGTCTTTTTTTAGCAATGATAGAGAGTTGATATCCTTCTACATATTGTACACTTTTTTTTAACTTAAGGCCTGTACACTTTGGAAACGATGTTTTTTTAGAGAAAAGAAGAATCTATTTCAACCGATATGCTCTTAGACCATCTCTAACCGATCTCTTACAATTTATAGGGAGTATATAGCCTCTTAACCTTTAGAGGAGTATAATTTGCTCCTATAAAAAAGCATTTTCTAGCTGAAACCCTAAACTTAACCCTGGAGTTGCACTTGACTCGTACATTTCTATGAACCTCCGCAGCGATCGACGGCGATGGTGACCACGCCCGCCGCTGCATCCCGGGTGGCGCGGGGGGCCACGACGAAATGACCAGCCGCATCTCGTGTTTCAGCATCGGCAACTTCTGTTGGAgagatgccctagaggcaatcatgtatgatgatagttcctatgtgtttatgaataaagatagtccttggacgttATCaacgatgtgtatcagcaagtacataaCTTGTTTAtgagactatgcattgtatgatgactgcctAAAAGGtctctagtcgaaagggttgtatgAACGCGTAGCCGACTAGACTAACATATGACATGgcggatggcttggtctcactggcCATGAAGCATTGGATGTTAACCGGATAATATGGGCTCAGAagaatctggtcggattcgacatactTTGATCCAAGCCAAGATAAGGCCCGAGTCGGCAGACGCAATCATAAGACTAAACGATATGCCATATGTGAGTCTCTGGtataacatacgttctatgtcctaagacctaagtTGTCAAATGTACTCGGGATGGCGACAGACTTGCTTTGACCCGACCAAACGTTACTCCGTAActtggtagttataaaggtaggtttcgggcttatcCAGACTCTTGCTGCGAGACATAGTCGAGAaaaatgggatttgcccctccgatcaggagagatataatcTGGGccgctcgtgtgatccgaccaggattaccatggccatgcgacaaggattatgagatagtgTGGTTTATGGTTGgtatcactagaacgagaaagaggtcaggctagcacaaggatgacagactcgccttgagcccgacaacatatatcgttggGTCTATGCCTTTTGCTCGTGATTTGTGTACCCTTGTCCTTCTTCAACAGAGGCCTAGAGCTCGGGGTACTCGGTCCTGTTGACAGGAGTCCAAGGGCTTGACCCCATGCAGAACCCTActgtctcgccggccttcaaccacACTGTCCACGTCAACAACAAGCAACACATACGGCGAGTCTACCAGGGGAAGAGAAACGTGGTCGTGTATTACAACGAAGAACCCGAGTATGGTGACCATGACGAGGTGGATTTTGAGTTCTTGGGCAACGTCGATGGCAAGCCACTGGCTCTCCAGACCAACATCTTCCTCAATGGCCAAGGCTATAGGGAGCAGCAGTTCTACCTCTGGTTCGACCCATCAGCAGCTATCCATGACTACAAAATACTCTGGAACGAGCACCAGCTCGTGTAAGTCATCGATCGGCTGCCTATTCCTTTTGTCCCTACATATGTACTCTCGGCATATATATCATGTGCACCTCGATCGCAGGATGCTGGTCGATGAAACGCCCATCCGGGTGCTCAAGAACCTTGCGGGCCGCATGCCAGGCTACCAGTTCCCGATGAGGCCGATGAGAATCCGAGCGAGCATCTGGGACAGCTCTCCCTGGGCGACCGACAATGGCAGGATCAAGGTTGACTGGAACCGTGCGCCATTTACCTCCGCATTCCAAAGGTTCAATATTGACGCCTACCCCGCCACCGGAGGTGCGCCGTGTGGCTCGCCCAACCTGTGGTGGAACAAGTTTTGGGACCTGACGCCCGCACAGAAGGCAGCGTACAAAAATGTCAAGAGCAAGTACATGACCTACAACTACTGTGATGACAAGGCAAGGTTCAACTTCCGTGTTCCGGTAGAGTGCAGCCACAACTAACTAGAAGCTTTCTGTGTGGCCGTAAACAAATTTATGTAATATGTAGATGCTCGCTCGTGAAAAGTCTAGTTCAACCGATTCTAGCAATTGTTGCGGTTGAAGTAGATTCTTCTAAACCTTTTCCCAAACTGTACAAGGTTCTAGATACCCCATGAATAAAGGATCCAGTTATATATAAAGCTCAGATTAACTAGGTGAAATGTGTCACAAGACGAAAGGTTGTAGATACTCCATGAATAAAGGATCCAAATTATATATAGAGTTCAAATTAACTAGGCGAAATGCGTCACTAGTCCATTAACTCTACTGAGCGAAATGTGTCACTAGTccattcactcaaacccaaacccttTGGccattttttttagagaaaaggtgtCCGCCAAGCCCGAGAAAAGGCTCGAACCTAACCCGGCTTTGAATTaataaagccatcaaccggccaggattacaagaaAGCGTACAACAGGATAGAAACAGAAACGGCAAAGATATAGAGAGCTGTAGCAGCTTACAACCTATTTGTGATACAGGCAAACAAGAGATAGTAATAGGAGCCTAGCCAAGATCACCAAGGTCAGACGCCATGAGCAATAGCCACACCAGCAGCAGGGTGAGGGCAGGAAGAAACCAGCATCGACAACCAACATCTACTCGCCTACTCCCGCAGATCATGCCAAGGTCGACAAGCCACTCGCTTCTACCTCCGAAGAAGACCACAATCCTCTCGCCCTGGCTCGAAGGGCGCCGAACCGTCGGAAGGTAGAGTGCTCACCCTAGAGCCGATTGAACAATGCCGCCGGGCAGCTCGGGCATGAGGGAGCAGAGCAGCACCTCCGCTGGGATCCCACGACCTCACCACCACGGCAGCcgacggcggcggagggaggaggaggcgggcggggGTGCCTGGCGCCGGATCTAGGGGTTCGCCCCCGTGTCGCCCAGGAGCGGACGACCGGGNNNNNNNNNNNNNNNNNNNNNNNNNNNNNNNNNNNNNNNNNNNNNNNNNNNNNNNNNNNNNNNNNNNNNNNNNNNNNNNNNNNNNNNNNNNNNNNNNNNNNNNNNNNNNNNNNNNNNNNNNNNNNNNNNNNNNNNNNNNNNNNNNNNNNNNNNNNNNNNNNNNNNNNNNNNNNNNNNNNNNNNNNNNNNNNNNNNNNNNNNNNNNNNNNNNNNNNNNNNNNNNNNNNNNNNNNNNNNNNNNNNNNNNNNNNNNNNNNNNNNNNNNNNNNNNNNNNNNNNNNNNNNNNNNNNNNNNNNNNNNNNNNNNNNNNNNNNNNNNNNNNNNNNNNNNNNNNNNNNNNNNGTAAAAAAAAAGATATACAGTTCTACCTGTATATAAACATGCTTCATAGCGAGTGGGAATCAAGTTGAGAAGGAGAATCCTTTCATGTGTTGGTCACTAGCCGGCCTTTCCAATGGATTGAAAGCAGAAAAAGAATGGTCACAAAAATACTAAATAGACTGAAGTTTTGTACATGCTTTGTCAAACCTGAAGTGAATAATATTGCATTTAGTAGAACTGAAATATCTTTTTTAGCTGTAGTACAGCTGAATATCTATGGTGATAGGAGTGCGTCGTTGATGATCCCTGTAGTATACTATACTCCTTTATGTCGCACTCGCACATACTGTGTAGCACAGCATCGCCGGGGCAGCTGCGAGGGACCGGCCGTACTTGCCCTCACACAAGGTGAGGCATGGCCTAGAGGACTCCTCCGGACGGGTTGGCTTGATCTCAACGCTTAGCTCCATTTTTTGGCTTTGCCGGTGCGACTCCATCTTCTCCTGCAACCTCCGAGAGAGGAACACGCCATGACTAGACAAGGACACGTCGAGATCCCTGGCCGACCACCTCTCCACGCAGAAGGCGGGCAGCTTGCCCCATCCGATGCTTGTGTTGTTAGCGTCTCCGCTCGATTCATCGTAGTACACGACCAGGTAGCTCTCCTCCTGGCAGACTCGCCGCATGTGCTGCTTGTTGTTGACGTGGACGGTgaggttgaaggccggcgagacggCAGGGTTCTGCGAGGGGTCAAGCCCTTGGACTCCTGTCAACTGGACCGAGTACCCGGGCTCCAGACCTCGGATGAAGAAGGAGAAGCCTGCACAGATCACGAGCAAAAGGCACAGCCCCAGCATGCCAAGCAGAAGGATCGTCGGGTCGTCGTCGTTGCTGCTCTCGGCGTCGTCGACGGCAGGCTGATCTGGTTCAGGTTCAATGGTGAGGACGTAGTAGTCGCCGTAGTTGCCCGGTTCTTCTGCCATGGGTACTGTCATGGTAAACAAACGCTCGCAGATCTAAAGGCCGCGCTTAGGGTCTGCGGCGCTGCGTATATATGGGAGGGAGGACTTTGAGGATTAAACAAACTCGAGTCTGAACCGGTGACATCTCCCTGCCTGCCGTGATGCGACCGGACTGCAGATTGAGATTTGAATTGGAGTCTGAAATCTGAACCGACGTCGATTCCGCATCTGCTTGATCAACTcgtctctctcctctcctctcctctgtgtatatatatatagaagATTGCTATAACAGAAAAACTCGTCTCGCCTGTCCGCCGACAAACTTGGGCACCCCTGGGTATTATATACATACACAAAACATGGAGTTTCCGTCGGCGATCGCTTGGTTTTTCAAGAAAGCCAAATACCCGCTGATCTGGCTTGCCATCTTGTTCTCTGCCGGCCTGTTCCTCTTGCTTATGTCCGAGGTTGTAATTCCTCTCGTCACACCAAACTATCCGGAGAAAAGTTACCACCAAGTGGAAATCACCGGCATCGAGGCATCCAGCTTCCAGACTCCGCGCTTCAACCTCACCGCGCGCGTCACCAGCCGCCACGAGCGGCGCGAGATGTGCGTGACCATCTGGGAGGCTGATGTGTGGTACGGCGGGGCACCCCTGGGTAAGGCGTACTTCCCCAAGACATGCCTGAAGAACATGACAGAAGCGGTGGTGACGGCGACGACGTCGACCGACTTGCTCGGGCTAAGCATGGCCAACGGGACATCGGGGTTGCTTCAGGTCGAGATGACACAGTGCACCGATTTGCTGTTTGATGATGGCACCTCAACCGGTGAAAAAAGATGCCACTGGCTATGGTGCAAGGCCACGTTGGGCGGGCAGTCTCACCAGCCCCCCTCCCCCTGCCGCATCTACCCCATGACTCGGGCAGAGACTAGTGATACAAGGTTCTTTCTTGTTCCAAGAATGTGATCGATCGGTATAGGGTCAGGTTGATATATATGGGAAGCGCTCTTGCAGACTGATTTCTTTCTTTGTTGGTTAATCATGGCCTTCTTTTTCATTTTGTGTGACTGTTTTCTCTGGTGTTCTCTATTTAATCATGGAAATGTGACTGTTCTCTTGTGTCATATACTTGTGTTGATTATGTATTTTTGCGGGTGCATATACTTGTGTTGATGTATGTACATGCATTTGGTTATTATAAATATGTTGTTTAGATTTGTGCACACATATATATTTGAGCTCTTTTGCTATTATTCGGTCGTATCACCAACGGCGGAGGGAATGTGATGGAGGGAATGCATCACCATAGGGATCACCAACGGCGCACTCCCTTTGACAAAAGATATCCCCCACTCCTTGTCTATTTGCCCCACTCCTTGTCTATTTCGTACGTCGGGCCCCATCGTTCTTATATACACTATCATCATCGAACCCTTAACAAGCTTTGGTGCTATGGGCCAGGTGGGAGTATTTCTTCTCCCCCCACCTTCATTAATTAGTACTTCATCCATTTTTATTTAATCcgcgtattagctttggtcaaagtcaagctttgcaaACTTTGACAAAGTTCATAAACAAAAATACTAACAAGTCAATAGCATTAAATTCATTGTTGAATGTACTATCACATCATATACatctgttatggtaaatgtttatatttgtttctataaacttgatcaaactttattAAGTTTTACTTCagccaaatctaatatgcagagtagatAAAAACATAGGGGGTATATATACCAGAGATTTCCTCAGTTACTAAAATAGAGCCTATTTTTAGCACTGATAAGAGAGTTGATATATCCTTCTAAGTATCTAATATCTATAGGCTTGTACACTTTGGAAAGGAGGGGTTTATTTAGAGAAAAGATAAATATATTTCAGCCGGTATGCCCTTAGGGCATCCAGTCAGTTATAATTTATAGGAGTATACAGCCTCTTATCCTTTGGAGGAATATATTTGCTCCTATAAAAAAATGTGGTTTCTAATCAAACCCCTAAACTTGACTCCGTAAAATTTGCATTTGGCTCATACATTTCGTCAAACACTTGCTATGCGCCTCCGCAGCAAGCGACGATGGTGACCACGTACGCTGCCGCATCCCGAGCAGCGCGGGTGGCCGTAAACAAGCCAAGCCGGATTAAATGACTAGCCACATCCCGCACTTCAGCATCTGCAGCTTCTCCCCCATCATCGTCCAACAGACCATGTTCAATGCTACCTTGCAATGCCCACCATTTGCCTCCCTCGATCCTCTCCACAAGAAGTTTCTGCTAATTTTTTCCAGTGTCTGCAGTACCCATGGAGGGAGATCCATTGATAGCATGTGATAGATCGCGGTCGCTGTCAATACTCAGTTTATAAGGACAATTCTCCCTGCCTCCGTGAGCAAACCACACTGCCATAGCTGAAGTTGACTCACAATCAGGTCAATCAACTAGTGTAACTCCTCTTTCTTAAGATTACATGGCGCCAGAGGCAACACTAAATATTTGCACGGAAAGGCTGCTACCGTGCAAGGAAGATTGGGGAGCACGACATAGACCACCAGTTGCGAACATCTGATCGGAATAATGGAGCTTTTCTGCATGTTGACATGTAAGCCCGAGGCCTTGCCAAAGACCTGTGACACCTCCTTGATCACCACTAGCTCCCTCACAATTGACAAGGCAAATTCAGATGATCAAATTATCTGCATAAAGAGACAACATGTGCTTGATACCAATGCCGGCCTTAGGGTTCATCGCACTTAGCACATCCGTAGCAAGGATGAAAAGCATCGGGAATATTGGGTCTCCCTGTCTGAGACCATGAGCATGCCATGTTCCAGCACCTCCAACAgaac contains:
- the LOC119279424 gene encoding putative xyloglucan endotransglucosylase/hydrolase protein 1 → MQNPTVSPAFNHTVHVNNKQHIRRVYQGKRNVVVYYNEEPEYGDHDEVDFEFLGNVDGKPLALQTNIFLNGQGYREQQFYLWFDPSAAIHDYKILWNEHQLVMLVDETPIRVLKNLAGRMPGYQFPMRPMRIRASIWDSSPWATDNGRIKVDWNRAPFTSAFQRFNIDAYPATGGAPCGSPNLWWNKFWDLTPAQKAAYKNVKSKYMTYNYCDDKARFNFRVPVECSHN